DNA from Pelodiscus sinensis isolate JC-2024 chromosome 1, ASM4963464v1, whole genome shotgun sequence:
AAACATATGGAAAAGGAAATATGGGTGAAGGAGTAACAAACTGGAAATTTTACACAGAGGGGGCAAAACAAGTTACACACAAATGAATAGAAGTGGAAGAAAAATTAATGGATCACAGGCCCAGAAAGTAGGTTCAGTGTAAAGGTTTTATAACTTGTATAGCTAAGGAAAAgattaaaacagaaataaatattGACATGGGCTGGGAAGAAACTGTAAAGGAAGTAGGAAATACACATAAGCTATATTGAAAGCAAATCCCAGAGGAAGCtgaaagagaggaaaggggaactGAAAACAAAGAGCTGGACAGTGTGAGGCCCTTGCTGAATTAGGTCCTTAGATGAAAAGActaaaaaaaatgctgtttaattTTAATAGTCCATGGGAATCCCAACATGTAATATAACTGGTATctgctatttatttatatttttgcaCTAGGTCATCTGGCatcagggtgtgtgtgttgggagatGAAGGGAGATAGGCACGAAGCTCATACAAATCATGACATGAAGTAGATTTagaatagggttaccaggtggcttcaaaaaaaaatactggacagacttgatctcagatgtggaggggactggccaggaggggagcggggctggccaggaggaggtagGGGGAgggaactggccggcaggaagcagggttggcgggggagggagaattgggggaggcagtggggctggctggggtgagagcgaggggagagaatcagctggcagggagcaggactgacttgGGCGCACgtagatcccggggtgctgcccatcccacacGTGGTCCCGGCGGCACCCTGGGAGCTGCGGCACCCCGGGAGCTGCAtgcgcccgggtcagtcccactctccGCCAGCtgattccatcccaccccagcccggcccccctcgcATAGTTGTGTACTGCTGGCTgatagacacactcacgcagcgtgagcatgtctaccatcGAGGCAGTTTGCAACcacgtactgatactcctaataataataaaacttatctaattagaaaataccagactttttatatgtctggtattttctcaatttgtttcccggacagaaccctcaaatattggactgtccgattcaaaaccggacacctggcaaccttaattTAGAATCATACCCCACAATTAAATATTGCATTGTTGTTAATTGATCTGGTCCATCTGCACTGTTGTTTTGTCAGGAGTAATCTTATGATGCTGAGGCCAGTAAGGGATGTAATATGCTGTGATTCTAAGAATACAACGCAGCATAGTATTCACTTAGCATGGAAGAAAACagatttctcctcttcctcctaatACGAGCGACAGAGTAAAATGATGTAGACTCATACTTGATTTACATGAGTTCCCAAACGGAACTGTGCTTCATACACAAATCAGATTGTCATACTATCCAGCAGTGGACTGCAAGAGGGCGTGTGGAGTTCAAGCAAGCACACAGATAAGAAAGAACAGTTTAAACATGGGAGAGACTCCCATTTGTTTGTAGAAGCTGAAAAGTTTGTATTAAagtagaacatttttttaaaaccctaagaaaaataaaaatgtcttttaaaaaaaataaaatactgttttCCAATCAGTGTGGAATTTCAGCTTGTCTTTTGTATGTGTGCATTTCCTTAAGCAGGAAATGTCAGAGAAAGCAGGTGTACTATGGTGATTATGATGATGATTTTTTAAAGAGCGAATTAAGTACTTTGCTCCTTTGAGCCCGGCATGGCTTTCTTTTCAGCTGACTCCATTACCTTTATTTGGAAGGTGATGCCATTTCATCTAGGGACATATAGTAAGTCAGTCAATTGTGCATAGAAGAAAAAGTGGCTGAGTAAATTTGAAACGTGATAACTCATTCCAGCATTTGTATATAATGTATTACTTACTGATGTATTCATTCTTTTGGCTTTCAACATGTCACAACTTATCCTAGGTCAACCTGAGCAACAAGAACAGAATCCAGTAGATTAAAGGAATCCCTGTTTTCAGAGACTCATATTCATATCACTTTGCCTACTGATTTCCTGAAAtcctcttttgtttttcttttaatcagCAACATCAAATGGGTCTTTAGAGGGCCTGGATAACCAGGAGGGAGGGGTGTGCCAGACAAAAGCCATGAAGATCCTCATGAAAGTTGGACAAGGTAAAGACCATCTGCTGTTTCCTGAAATCACTTTGATAGGCCTCAGTATCCCACTTAGTGTGCAGGCTTCTTTTAATAGCATAGAAGAGAGTGCCAACTGAGTCTAGTTTGGTCATTCTTCCCTTAGGTTTTGAGAGCAAAGCCTATTTTCTGTACCTAAACTACTGACAGATTTCTACAAGAGGAGCGTCTGTGTAATAAGATCTCTTTATTGCAGAGCTCCCTAGAAGAGAAGGGCAGCTAGTAATAATGTGTTtcagtcatttttatttttattttaaaaacaaaacctcaacTTCACAGTTCAAAATTATTTGGAATAAATGAAAGGAGGGGAGTTAATGTTTCTATAGTTTTCTTGTTATGAATTCTAActacagaagaggtttttgttcATTGTTTCATTTGTATATAGATAACCTATTGTGCAGAAAGAAAGAATTATTCTTCTAATTAGAAGTTGGTTTAGGAGTCACTCATCTTGCTCAGTTAAACTGAAATGTCATCTGCAAAGCTTTTCTTGCCAATTACAGGAATCCCTATAGTTTCTGCAGATGGCCTCACAATCTAAACCTCTGAAAAAAACAATTTTGCTGTAAAAGGAAAATTGCATTCTTCTATCTCATAATGAACGTTTGCGTAACGAATCTTCTGTTCAAAGCTAGTTCTACCTCATGATATGTAGCAGCCTTATAAAGCTTCAGTTGTCCAAatcagtcttctttttttttcttacagttCCCAATTCTGTTGGATCACGCCGTAATATTGATCCAACTAAGCGTCCAGAACAAGAAGCTGGTACCAATGGAAAAAGCTCCACAACAAGTCCATTTGTAAAGGATAATTCAGGTACACATCAGGATGTTTTGGTTTTAGGAAGTACTAttgtaaggattttttttcctctacacCATACATCCCTATTTTCGTGCTGGGATTTGTTAAAAGCAAATATTTGTATAGTAAGATCAAACAAAAATGTGTTCTGATGCACCAGTGGATGGTAGCTAGAAGCTGTACATTTTGGTCAGGACATATATTGCCCCATCCCATTTTGCAGTTGGGAGTAAATTACATTTGATAAGAAAATCATTAATTTCCAGTAAAGTTCTTGAGTAGTAGTTTCTCTGAATAGCTTTACAGTGGTAGGTGCTAGTGCCCTGGCAGATGAGAGGATATTACTATCTTTCTCTTCTCATCTGATACATTATCAAGTGGTTCTCGACAACCATTTGTAAGGTTTATTGTAACACATGTATAATTAATGCGCTAATCTCTTATCTGTTCATATAAAGTCTACAAATGACTGATTGATCCTTCTCTAAAtttaaaggtatttttaaaatgcattttttagtATGGCTTTCAGAACAATATCTTCAAATTGCATTAATGTTTTAAGtgaacaaaagaaaatgaaaaaggtCACTGTGAAAGACAGGAAATTTAGAATACTACAATGCCACACTGGTTATCTGTCAATTCTAGGTTCTCACCAATGGCTTCAAGTCTGTCCTTGCTGGCTACATTATTTGCTACCCCATTAATGAATCTTTGAGTTGGCAGTTGTTGAGCAGGCGTCAGCAATTTTGTGCTAAGGTTATTGTAGACAGAGTTGATAGTTCTGTGAATTTAGCATCCGCAGCATTATTCCATCTGGAGCTGAGCACCAAGAGAGGGAAGTTATTTCAGACAGTCTAAGTAAGAAAGTGTAAAGTGAACTTTCATTGAATCTTGTGACTAACTGATAATGTGACGATGCCACGCACATAGCATGGTATACAGCGTGAGAACTTTTTTCTGCCTTccaaatgtattttttaataaatgtaaTTTAAGTAATAAAAGCGGGTTGCATGAGAAACTTTTTACTTGCCTCCCATGCTACCGCAAGCTTCCTTGTTTCATTAATAGAAAAAATACATAGAAATAGTCAGTGGTTTAATTTAAACTAATTTCTCAAAGACTGCCCTAGCAAGACTATGATACCAAAGTGTCAGCTGTCCTGAGACTTGCCATTTCCCTGTTTTTCCCTGGTTGCTGCCTTGAGCCGGCTGGCATCTGTTAAAAAATGCAGAATGTATCAAAGGCTGCCTTGTCAGTCCCAGGCCTTGCTGCTGATGGATGATGATATATGAAAAGAAAACAATGCGGTTTGGGAGCAGCATAAAAGTAAGACCAGCAGACACAAAGTCTTGTTTAATATTGATTGCTGACTTCAGCTGTTTGCATTTAGCTACCTAACAGGGTAATTGGTTTGTCAAAGTTTAGCTGCCACTTAATTCTTCCCATCCTGCTGAATCTTCACATTTTAAGCACCATGAAATGGTCACAGGACAGCGAtaatttttctttgtgttttctcCTCTTTCTAGGCTCCAGCACAGATGGCAGTaaggctgggcattccagtaTACTTGGTTCAGAGGTGGCCTTATTTGCAGGGATTGCATCAGGGTGCATAATTTTCATCGTCATCATCATCACTTTGGTGGTTCTCTTACTGAAGTACCGGCGAAGACACAGGAAGCATTCACCCCAGCACACTACAACTCTGTCACTTAGTACGTTAGCCACCCCAAAACGCAGTGGCAACAACAATGGTTCTGAGCCCAGTGACATTATCATTCCTCTAAGGACTGCAGACAGTGTTTTTTGCCCTCATTATGAAAAGGTCAGTGGAGACTATGGACATCCAGTGTATATAGTTCAAGAGATGCCTCCTCAGAGTCCAGCAAACATTTATTACAAAGTCTGACCAATTGTGGTACTTTTGAGTTATAGAGGAAACTTACTGGTCAGATGCTTTCTGTTGGGGTTTGTGATGACCCCTTGTGCGCTAGTATTGACTCAGGCACAGGGGGGGAAAGGCAACAGCCCTTTCTCAGAGAGCCTTCTTGAGCTGGACAGCTTACCTAGTCTGTAGAATTCCTGTCTCAGTGAACGAACATTCACTAAAAGCTGGAAGACTTTCCGTAGAAGATACCCATTCTCTGATTGCTGTATTCTTGTTACATCGGTCATCCTCGAAGCCATGTGCTGCCGGCATCCAGGCATGGACAAACACCAAGGGAAGATGGAGTGATTTGCGGATGTTTAATAGTTCTAGGCATCCTGGGAAGGTGCTCTGGGATATCAGGCTTGAAATGCAATCTTATGACTTTTTTGTGAGTCTTTCTCAGTGCAGACTGGATTTGTCACACAGACCTCGGCATATAAGTAAGACTTTTAAAGTTCTCTTGCTTTTAGTCTGTCACTGTTACATTTATTTCTGTTGTCCAGGGTTCTGCCATCTTTCACATAAGATTTCCTTTCACTCCACATTTTGCATCACTAATGGAACATTAACATTTGGAGTTCCGTGCTCCATCCATCTGCTACAGCAGCCTCTCTCGAATGggtaatatatttatagaaactGTGTTTGCTAATAAGGAGCCTTCCAGCTAGACTGTCAGTGAGGTCAAGACCAGGATTGGGTGGTGGCAGGGAAGAGCCAACTGCAATTGCAGttgaatgctgctgcctctgaaatagAAACTGGAAAGAAACATAATGTAGGTAGCACAGCACTTTGGTATGCTAAGTGTTAAGAGGCAAGTAGGAGACACAACACAGGCAGTGGAATAGGGCTGCATTTGAAGGAGTTCATGGTTATCAAATAGCAGTGTGCAGAAAAAAATAGTACCTTCAATACAGTAGGACAAAGGGGTATTGTTAATAAATACATTTGGAAGACAAGACAATAGTAGACCGCTGATGATGTACTAGCGCAGAACTGTTGTGGTACTGGCAATAAGATATACAGCTTGCAAGCTGTAATAAAATCTTGGTCTGCTTTGGATGACTTTTTAAGCAGACTCGGCTGCTATACTTATCATATTTTACTAAACACAGGGAAAGCATTTAAGAAAATAGCAGAGAGCCAAATCTGACATGGATGATTATAAGCCAAAGGGTCAAAAGAACTGTAATTCAATCGCCAATGAAGTTATTAAATACTTTCTCATCTCTCATAATAGATCAGGATTTTGTTTCTGATTGAGCCTTTTGACTCTTTGGTTTATGGTAGTGCTGTCCCTGCGCAGTGCAGTGTAGGTACAGTGACTGACACAGCAGTTCGTTGGTGCTCTGTTTCAAAGTTAAAGCACATATGGAAAACCTCTTACCATAAAGATAAAATGAATTATGACATTGAAAGGGAGAAGGACGATATGACTTATTTATAATAGGTGTATAGAAAGCAAGGAATATAAAGTGAAAGATTGTTTTTCTAATATATATTTTGAGATTGCACAGAATCTACACCAGAAGATGTGAAATGAATTTGTGTCAATTAAATGATCTTAATTTGTtagcattaaaaataaaaattggatgACTGTTTATGGGGAAAAAACGACTTTGTTCCAAAAATAACAATAATGAGTGcaaatacaaaaataacaaagccCTGTGAAGGCATCTCACATAACACTAGTCTAGGAAACACAAGCCCAGAAATCCAGGAAATCAATGTTACTGCGTCATATATTTAACAATGACAAGATGTTCCAGCATTTTTCTGTGTTGTGTTTTCCCTTGCCTTATGGACTGAAGTGTTCTGTAGATTTCAACAGGTCACACAGAAGGGGAGTTTCAGGTTAAAGTTTTTCTGCTTTAACATGTTTTTTCCCCACATCCCccaagctaaaaaaaaaatcctactttttatgtGCTATGCAAAATAGACATCTTTAACATAGTCATGTTACTATGGTAACACTTTGCTTTCCGAATTGGAAAGAAAATGTAGCAACAGCATTTTAAGGTTCTCAAACCTCCAGCGAGCATCTGCAAAAAAAATGAACTGTCATAGAAATGATTACTCTCTCTATTTCCTGAACCTGAAAATGATGTTGGtcaaaaaggaggggggcaaaaaagaaaagaaaaaagcatggCTCTGTGGAAGGTTACCATGGTGACTAACTACAGTACATGTGTAATTCTTTCCAACAACTCCTCCTATCTGTGACTCCATCAACACAAGATTTTCTTGTAAGTCATTAAGATTTTATTttgaaggagggggaggaagtgaaAAGATAGGCATAGTGTGTCTGATTTTAATTAAATCAAATGTATGTTTCATCAGTTGGCTACATTCTGGTTATGTACTAaactgtgaagaaaaaaaaagatgaattgATGAAGAGCAACCTGCAACCAGTTGAAAAAAACGTACTGTGCTTCTGTTTTGTGTTTGGTGCAGCATTATGACAATCTACCAACTGTTCCTTTATTTGACGTTGGTTCAGCTTTGAAAAGTTACTGTAAATGCCTTGCTTGTATTATCATCCCTAGTCACCCAACCTGGAATTTGCACCATCATGTCTAAGTGAAGATGCTGTAAATAGGTTCAGATTCACTGTCTATGGATTTGGGGTGTTACAGTAGCCTTATtcacctttttaaataaaaaatacacatgaaaacaaaatagaaatggcTTTTCTTAACCAGATTGTGTATATAGAGCAATGTTGGTTTTTTATAAAGTCTAAGCAAGATGTTTTGTATAAAATTTGAATTTTGCAATGTATTTAGCTACAGCTTGTTTAAAGGCAGTGTCATTCCCCTTTGCACTGtattgaggaaaaaaatggtataaaaggttGCCAAATTGCTGCATATTTGTGCTGTAAGTGTGTACCATGAATATTTATTTAAGAATTTCTTTGTCCAGTTTGTAAGTAACACAGTATTACGCTTGAgttataaataatttttttctttttttcttttttttaactagcCTGTCATAGGTTTGAAATCTGCTTTAGTTCCACGTTGCAATTAGCCCCCAGAAAATGAAAactatgaaaatcacattccacGTCTGTTTCAAACTGAAtttgttcttaaaaaaataaaatattttttcctatggAAATCTTGCCTTCTAagtattttctttggtttttgatcagttatttttttcctttttcttagttttctttttcttcaaaaacaaaccaaaccaaaccaaacctctCCAGTGTAACTACTGACTTATAGGGGAAACATAAgccttttttttatttattttttttcaaattaggaCCTTCATCCTACAACCTATTTCATAGTGGCCGATCGTTATGCCCCACATGAAGCcgctcagaggctatgtctagacttcagggttttttcagaaaaagatacacaaattgcaaatcacgatttgtgtatcttttttttttttttttctccagaagaggcttttccaaaatttggcctgtctaaatGGGGGCacatttcggaaaaacctcctctttcagaacatcccttattccgctcactgagaggaatacagggatgccaaaagaacgtgcccgcttttttggaaattgttccaaaaaagcagaggcGTTCCCTGGACTCAGAagaggttttctgggataccgcaactctgcagtctagacgtagcctgagatcaGTGGATGCTATTAAGGTATAGGGGCCTACTAACATGCATCAGCTTGCAGAATGGAGCCTAGTAAAGTCAGTGGCACTGCTCAGGGTCCCACTGCTCCAAATACTTATGTATATGTTCAACTTTGCTGCTGGTGAGCAGTCCtagtgaaatcaatgagagtaTTCACATCCGTAAAGTTAAAGTGCATAAGATTTTACAGGATTGGGTCCTATGACATACAAGCAAATACAAGCCTTCATACAGTATATGTGGGCGTGCTGCTCTATAATTTTCACTAAAACAACTGACACCCACATTTAACAAATACTGtcattttttttcacaaaagcccAGTCACCATGAAAGCACATAATTGGAACAATCATCTGTAGAGTAATATGTGGGGAGGTCTGAGGAGGGGAAAGATGCCTTTGTCACTTTAACAATTGATGCCAAGTTGTCTTCGAGTTTCCATTTGAGAAAGGCAGCTAGTTATTCATAGCTTTTGGTCGTGTAATTCCCATTTGTCAAATTATTTGTCTTTGCTGAATAATCAGAGAAAGAAAGGTTGACAGGTAAAAAGTAACTTTTAGGTGGTGCATATGTTGCACTGACACATTTTTTGATACTGGACTTGTACGCCTGGAGAATGTCAGTGACTTTAACTTGCTGTGCCATAGACCCCCTttatgaccttgagcaggtcattTGGTCCCTGCTCCAGCAAGgcacttaagcatgtgagtagctccactgacttcacggACAAGTCACTTGTGTCTGATCCTATAAAATCTTATGCATGTAGATAACATTACTGGGCCCTACTTGTGCTTTAAGTTATTGGGATGCTTTGTTGGTCCACAGCTTTGGTGTCCCTGTCTTCCTTCCCTAGTTGTATCTGAGattaaaaatatttcactgtTTTGCTCGAATATCATGAGAGTATACATTCATTATTGTGAGGGGCTGAGATGCTATGCTGATGGGGTGGGGGCATATAAATCAACAAATAGACACTCCATTCAATCTATTACATTCTTTTGGGGAATGGTATGTGCCTTACAGAAATATAGCCAACATAAAACTGCTGACTTACAGCCCATCTTTTAcaacatgcagagaaaaaaatatacTTGCATTTTTGCACGGCTGCTGACACTGCACTATTAATTATCAAACAAGCACAAAATCAAAATTTACTGTTCTCATTATGAAGCCTGGTTCCCCAGTAGGAGTCTGTCTGAGTCAATAGGCTCTGCTAAgtggaaaataaaattagaatGTACAGTTGTTATCCTTCTAAAGTGGAGTAAGAATCTATTACATAAAATATTGTCTCACAGAGTAAGAATAGCAAAATGTTACTACCTATGTCTGAAATGTTCTCTTATTTTGAACATGACAATGGTGCATTGCTCAAATGCTCACTCAGTGAGTGTCACTCTTGGATTCTATGCACATTGTACACTTTCTTTCTGCAAGAAATTTTTGTCATTCAAAAACAGGCACAATGGTTAGCAACAGAAATGAGAAAAGTCAATAAAATGTGGAAAATGACTTTTGTAAGGTGAGCTTGGTCTTCGtaggtgacaaaagtaaaatcagaGGGGCAAGGATGGAACAAACTAGGGTAAAGTCCATAATACACTGGTGACACAGTGGCTCCTATAATAACAGAAGCATCAGATTACAAGTAGGATGATGATTTTTGGATAAAGAAAAAGGGAGCTGAGGAGTCAGAACTACGTGGTGCTGTTGCCACTGAAGGGCTGCATAGACTTGGCTTGTTGACTCTTCCGTAGTTTATA
Protein-coding regions in this window:
- the EFNB2 gene encoding ephrin-B2, producing the protein MAERRGASSLWKYCWGAVMVLCRTALARSIVLDPIYWNSSNPKFLPGQGLVLYPQIGDKLDIICPKVDSKTVGQYEYYKVYMVDKDQADSCTIKMENTPLLNCAKPDQDVKFTIKFQEFSPNLWGLEFQRNKDYYIISTSNGSLEGLDNQEGGVCQTKAMKILMKVGQVPNSVGSRRNIDPTKRPEQEAGTNGKSSTTSPFVKDNSGSSTDGSKAGHSSILGSEVALFAGIASGCIIFIVIIITLVVLLLKYRRRHRKHSPQHTTTLSLSTLATPKRSGNNNGSEPSDIIIPLRTADSVFCPHYEKVSGDYGHPVYIVQEMPPQSPANIYYKV